From Coffea arabica cultivar ET-39 chromosome 10e, Coffea Arabica ET-39 HiFi, whole genome shotgun sequence, one genomic window encodes:
- the LOC113712290 gene encoding uncharacterized protein isoform X2, whose protein sequence is MNLSSLASSFLVCSVSSDTSRPLTTTFAANQLCLGPGPGPIIRLKSLRTATQIPKRRTIHRHRSFPIMASSGGGAAAAATATSPKWAQKTITIPPQMRGCHLITSKHTSASLTINENYDSDVRDDTEAFLNRVVPEGNSAPWKHTLEGPDDMPAHIKSSMFGCTLTIPITNGKLNMGTWQGIWLCEHRDFGTARQIVVTLNGL, encoded by the exons ATGAACCTCTCATCGTTGGCCTCTTCATTTTTGGTGTGCTCCGTCTCCTCTGATACCAGTCGCCCATTAACAACAACCTTCGCCGCCAACCAGTTGTGCCTGGGACCGGGACCGGGACCCATCATCAGATTAAAGTCCCTCCGCACCGCAACTCAGATTCCCAAGAGGAGGACAATCCACCGTCACCGCTCATTCCCGATCATGGCTTCCTCCGGGGGTGGTGCCGCCGCGGCTGCTACTGCTACCTCACCCAAGTGGGCTCAGAAGACTATTACCATCCCTCCACAGATGCGAGGCTGTCATCTTATCACCTCCAAG CATACCAGTGCTTCATTGACCATTAATGAGAACTATGACTCTGATGTTCGAGATGATACTGAGGCATTTCTGAACAGGGTAGTTCCTGAG GGAAATTCAGCTCCATGGAAGCATACATTGGAAG GTCCAGATGACATGCCCGCTCACATCAAGTCATCAATGTTTGGCTGCACCCTGAC GATACCAATTACCAATGGAAAGCTTAACATGGGAACTTGGCAG GGAATATGGCTGTGTGAGCACCGTGACTTTGGTACTGCTCGTCAAATTGTGGTTACCCTCAATGGCCTTTAA
- the LOC113712290 gene encoding uncharacterized protein isoform X1: MNLSSLASSFLVCSVSSDTSRPLTTTFAANQLCLGPGPGPIIRLKSLRTATQIPKRRTIHRHRSFPIMASSGGGAAAAATATSPKWAQKTITIPPQMRGCHLITSKILKEIGQDLSGFKCGLAHLFLQHTSASLTINENYDSDVRDDTEAFLNRVVPEGNSAPWKHTLEGPDDMPAHIKSSMFGCTLTIPITNGKLNMGTWQGIWLCEHRDFGTARQIVVTLNGL; the protein is encoded by the exons ATGAACCTCTCATCGTTGGCCTCTTCATTTTTGGTGTGCTCCGTCTCCTCTGATACCAGTCGCCCATTAACAACAACCTTCGCCGCCAACCAGTTGTGCCTGGGACCGGGACCGGGACCCATCATCAGATTAAAGTCCCTCCGCACCGCAACTCAGATTCCCAAGAGGAGGACAATCCACCGTCACCGCTCATTCCCGATCATGGCTTCCTCCGGGGGTGGTGCCGCCGCGGCTGCTACTGCTACCTCACCCAAGTGGGCTCAGAAGACTATTACCATCCCTCCACAGATGCGAGGCTGTCATCTTATCACCTCCAAG attttgaaggaaattgGGCAAGACTTGTCAGGCTTTAAATGTGGTCTTGCACATCTTTTCT TGCAGCATACCAGTGCTTCATTGACCATTAATGAGAACTATGACTCTGATGTTCGAGATGATACTGAGGCATTTCTGAACAGGGTAGTTCCTGAG GGAAATTCAGCTCCATGGAAGCATACATTGGAAG GTCCAGATGACATGCCCGCTCACATCAAGTCATCAATGTTTGGCTGCACCCTGAC GATACCAATTACCAATGGAAAGCTTAACATGGGAACTTGGCAG GGAATATGGCTGTGTGAGCACCGTGACTTTGGTACTGCTCGTCAAATTGTGGTTACCCTCAATGGCCTTTAA
- the LOC113712290 gene encoding uncharacterized protein isoform X3, with protein MNLSSLASSFLVCSVSSDTSRPLTTTFAANQLCLGPGPGPIIRLKSLRTATQIPKRRTIHRHRSFPIMASSGGGAAAAATATSPKWAQKTITIPPQMRGCHLITSKILKEIGQDLSGFKCGLAHLFLQHTSASLTINENYDSDVRDDTEAFLNRVVPEGNSAPWKHTLEGPDDMPAHIKSSMFGCTLT; from the exons ATGAACCTCTCATCGTTGGCCTCTTCATTTTTGGTGTGCTCCGTCTCCTCTGATACCAGTCGCCCATTAACAACAACCTTCGCCGCCAACCAGTTGTGCCTGGGACCGGGACCGGGACCCATCATCAGATTAAAGTCCCTCCGCACCGCAACTCAGATTCCCAAGAGGAGGACAATCCACCGTCACCGCTCATTCCCGATCATGGCTTCCTCCGGGGGTGGTGCCGCCGCGGCTGCTACTGCTACCTCACCCAAGTGGGCTCAGAAGACTATTACCATCCCTCCACAGATGCGAGGCTGTCATCTTATCACCTCCAAG attttgaaggaaattgGGCAAGACTTGTCAGGCTTTAAATGTGGTCTTGCACATCTTTTCT TGCAGCATACCAGTGCTTCATTGACCATTAATGAGAACTATGACTCTGATGTTCGAGATGATACTGAGGCATTTCTGAACAGGGTAGTTCCTGAG GGAAATTCAGCTCCATGGAAGCATACATTGGAAG GTCCAGATGACATGCCCGCTCACATCAAGTCATCAATGTTTGGCTGCACCCTGACGTAA
- the LOC113712316 gene encoding uncharacterized protein isoform X3 — translation MAAAVSHWRRRRSSLCAALVVVGAVIVAFFGVSPCNALLLSEEAEEDNKSLVSRIAFGSCANQSAPQPIWDAIIDFNPHVFIWLGDNIYGDIRRPFRLFGKQRTIGPWKNVPRFIPSSEHEMQSRYLLAKNSPGYSRLRLSTKVIGTWDDHDYGLNDAGKEFSAKITNQRLLLDFLDEPQDSPRRKQAGVYASYTFGPRGRQVKVILLDTRYHRDPLFSDGSILGSLQWEWLAKELKGPATAITIIGSSIQVISNLSATTGPLFYMESWGRFPKERSRLFELISESKREGVFFISGDVHFGEITRYDCAAGYPLYDITSSGITQAVEKAVPSPLHFLVRVAARLTPSTMRVMDRGCSYSSCTYGKPNFGIVEINWDTAPVNLKFEVRDENGDTVIGVNTSLSQLKAQRTESKFTKVEGKYKNHCLLEVELPWMIRYRLAIMFFCTVGADVSKSASLIEKLNGDPQS, via the exons ATGGCGGCGGCTGTGTCACATTGGCGGCGGCGGCGGTCATCTCTGTGTGCTGCACTCGTGGTTGTGGGTGCTGTCATCGTCGCATTCTTCGGGGTGTCTCCTTGCAATGCCTTGTTGTTGTCGGAAGAAGCAGAAGAGGATAACAAGTCTCTTGTTTCCCGAATTGCCTTCGGATCCTGCGCCAACCAGAGCGCTCCCCag ccCATATGGGATGCAATCATCGACTTCAATCCCCATGTATTTATCTGGCTGGGCGACAACATATACGGTGACATCCGCCGTCCCTTTAGGCTTTTCGGCAAACAAAGAACTATTGGTCCTTGGAAGAATGTTCCCCGTTTCATCCCTTCCTCCGAGCATGAAATGCAGTCTAGATATCTCCTGGCTAAAAACTCTCCCGGTTACTCTCGTCTTCGCCTCAGCACCAAG GTTATTGGCACTTGGGACGACCATGATTATGGACTAAACGATGCCGGCAAGGAATTCAGTGCCAAAATCACCAACCAAAGGCTTTTGCTAGATTTCTTGGACGAGCCCCAAGATAGTCCCCG GCGCAAGCAAGCAGGTGTCTATGCATCGTACACATTTGGCCCAAGGGGTAGACAAGTCAAG GTTATTCTTTTGGATACTAGGTACCATAGAGACCCTTTATTTAGTGATGGAAGTATCTTGGGAAGTCTGCAATGGGAATGGTTGGCGAAGGAGTTAAAAGGTCCTGCCACAGCCATTACTATCATCGGATCTTCTATACAG GTGATATCAAACCTGTCAGCAACCACTGGCCCTTTGTTTTACATGGAGTCCTGGGGTCGttttccaaaagaaagaagTCGTCTTTTTGAATTAATATCTGAGAGTAAG AGGGAAGGGGTGTTCTTCATCAGTGGGGATGTTCATTTTGGCGAAATTACAAGATATGATTGTGCAGCTGGATACCCCTTATATGATATAACATCAAGTGGGATTACCCAGGCTGTGGAGAAGGCAGTCCCTTCACCACTTCATTTCCTTGTGAGAGTTGCGGCACGCTTGACTCCGAGTACTATGAGAGTGATGGATAGAGGCTGCAGCTACAGTTCATGTACGTATG GGAAGCCAAATTTTGGAATAGTTGAGATTAACTGGGATACTGCTCCTGTCAATTTGAAATTCgaagtgagggatgaaaatggagatacTGTTATTGGAGTGAATACCTCATTATCACAATTGAAAGCCCAAAGGACGGAATCTAAGTTTACCAAGGTAGAAGGGAAATATAAAAACCATTGCCTTTTGGAAGTTGAACTGCCATGGATGATCAGATATCGGTTGGCCATCATGTTCTTTTGCACTGTAGGAG
- the LOC113712316 gene encoding uncharacterized protein isoform X5 produces MAAAVSHWRRRRSSLCAALVVVGAVIVAFFGVSPCNALLLSEEAEEDNKSLVSRIAFGSCANQSAPQPIWDAIIDFNPHVFIWLGDNIYGDIRRPFRLFGKQRTIGPWKNVPRFIPSSEHEMQSRYLLAKNSPGYSRLRLSTKVIGTWDDHDYGLNDAGKEFSAKITNQRLLLDFLDEPQDSPRRKQAGVYASYTFGPRGRQVKVILLDTRYHRDPLFSDGSILGSLQWEWLAKELKGPATAITIIGSSIQREGVFFISGDVHFGEITRYDCAAGYPLYDITSSGITQAVEKAVPSPLHFLVRVAARLTPSTMRVMDRGCSYSSCTYGKPNFGIVEINWDTAPVNLKFEVRDENGDTVIGVNTSLSQLKAQRTESKFTKVEGKYKNHCLLEVELPWMIRYRLAIMFFCTVGVLLLLLIGVFYTVISLCSRCLQKCKLD; encoded by the exons ATGGCGGCGGCTGTGTCACATTGGCGGCGGCGGCGGTCATCTCTGTGTGCTGCACTCGTGGTTGTGGGTGCTGTCATCGTCGCATTCTTCGGGGTGTCTCCTTGCAATGCCTTGTTGTTGTCGGAAGAAGCAGAAGAGGATAACAAGTCTCTTGTTTCCCGAATTGCCTTCGGATCCTGCGCCAACCAGAGCGCTCCCCag ccCATATGGGATGCAATCATCGACTTCAATCCCCATGTATTTATCTGGCTGGGCGACAACATATACGGTGACATCCGCCGTCCCTTTAGGCTTTTCGGCAAACAAAGAACTATTGGTCCTTGGAAGAATGTTCCCCGTTTCATCCCTTCCTCCGAGCATGAAATGCAGTCTAGATATCTCCTGGCTAAAAACTCTCCCGGTTACTCTCGTCTTCGCCTCAGCACCAAG GTTATTGGCACTTGGGACGACCATGATTATGGACTAAACGATGCCGGCAAGGAATTCAGTGCCAAAATCACCAACCAAAGGCTTTTGCTAGATTTCTTGGACGAGCCCCAAGATAGTCCCCG GCGCAAGCAAGCAGGTGTCTATGCATCGTACACATTTGGCCCAAGGGGTAGACAAGTCAAG GTTATTCTTTTGGATACTAGGTACCATAGAGACCCTTTATTTAGTGATGGAAGTATCTTGGGAAGTCTGCAATGGGAATGGTTGGCGAAGGAGTTAAAAGGTCCTGCCACAGCCATTACTATCATCGGATCTTCTATACAG AGGGAAGGGGTGTTCTTCATCAGTGGGGATGTTCATTTTGGCGAAATTACAAGATATGATTGTGCAGCTGGATACCCCTTATATGATATAACATCAAGTGGGATTACCCAGGCTGTGGAGAAGGCAGTCCCTTCACCACTTCATTTCCTTGTGAGAGTTGCGGCACGCTTGACTCCGAGTACTATGAGAGTGATGGATAGAGGCTGCAGCTACAGTTCATGTACGTATG GGAAGCCAAATTTTGGAATAGTTGAGATTAACTGGGATACTGCTCCTGTCAATTTGAAATTCgaagtgagggatgaaaatggagatacTGTTATTGGAGTGAATACCTCATTATCACAATTGAAAGCCCAAAGGACGGAATCTAAGTTTACCAAGGTAGAAGGGAAATATAAAAACCATTGCCTTTTGGAAGTTGAACTGCCATGGATGATCAGATATCGGTTGGCCATCATGTTCTTTTGCACTGTAGGAG
- the LOC113712316 gene encoding uncharacterized protein isoform X2, with translation MAAAVSHWRRRRSSLCAALVVVGAVIVAFFGVSPCNALLLSEEAEEDNKSLVSRIAFGSCANQSAPQPIWDAIIDFNPHVFIWLGDNIYGDIRRPFRLFGKQRTIGPWKNVPRFIPSSEHEMQSRYLLAKNSPGYSRLRLSTKVIGTWDDHDYGLNDAGKEFSAKITNQRLLLDFLDEPQDSPRRKQAGVYASYTFGPRGRQVKVILLDTRYHRDPLFSDGSILGSLQWEWLAKELKGPATAITIIGSSIQVISNLSATTGPLFYMESWGRFPKERSRLFELISESKREGVFFISGDVHFGEITRYDCAAGYPLYDITSSGITQAVEKAVPSPLHFLVRVAARLTPSTMRVMDRGCSYSSWKPNFGIVEINWDTAPVNLKFEVRDENGDTVIGVNTSLSQLKAQRTESKFTKVEGKYKNHCLLEVELPWMIRYRLAIMFFCTVGVLLLLLIGVFYTVISLCSRCLQKCKLD, from the exons ATGGCGGCGGCTGTGTCACATTGGCGGCGGCGGCGGTCATCTCTGTGTGCTGCACTCGTGGTTGTGGGTGCTGTCATCGTCGCATTCTTCGGGGTGTCTCCTTGCAATGCCTTGTTGTTGTCGGAAGAAGCAGAAGAGGATAACAAGTCTCTTGTTTCCCGAATTGCCTTCGGATCCTGCGCCAACCAGAGCGCTCCCCag ccCATATGGGATGCAATCATCGACTTCAATCCCCATGTATTTATCTGGCTGGGCGACAACATATACGGTGACATCCGCCGTCCCTTTAGGCTTTTCGGCAAACAAAGAACTATTGGTCCTTGGAAGAATGTTCCCCGTTTCATCCCTTCCTCCGAGCATGAAATGCAGTCTAGATATCTCCTGGCTAAAAACTCTCCCGGTTACTCTCGTCTTCGCCTCAGCACCAAG GTTATTGGCACTTGGGACGACCATGATTATGGACTAAACGATGCCGGCAAGGAATTCAGTGCCAAAATCACCAACCAAAGGCTTTTGCTAGATTTCTTGGACGAGCCCCAAGATAGTCCCCG GCGCAAGCAAGCAGGTGTCTATGCATCGTACACATTTGGCCCAAGGGGTAGACAAGTCAAG GTTATTCTTTTGGATACTAGGTACCATAGAGACCCTTTATTTAGTGATGGAAGTATCTTGGGAAGTCTGCAATGGGAATGGTTGGCGAAGGAGTTAAAAGGTCCTGCCACAGCCATTACTATCATCGGATCTTCTATACAG GTGATATCAAACCTGTCAGCAACCACTGGCCCTTTGTTTTACATGGAGTCCTGGGGTCGttttccaaaagaaagaagTCGTCTTTTTGAATTAATATCTGAGAGTAAG AGGGAAGGGGTGTTCTTCATCAGTGGGGATGTTCATTTTGGCGAAATTACAAGATATGATTGTGCAGCTGGATACCCCTTATATGATATAACATCAAGTGGGATTACCCAGGCTGTGGAGAAGGCAGTCCCTTCACCACTTCATTTCCTTGTGAGAGTTGCGGCACGCTTGACTCCGAGTACTATGAGAGTGATGGATAGAGGCTGCAGCTACAGTTCAT GGAAGCCAAATTTTGGAATAGTTGAGATTAACTGGGATACTGCTCCTGTCAATTTGAAATTCgaagtgagggatgaaaatggagatacTGTTATTGGAGTGAATACCTCATTATCACAATTGAAAGCCCAAAGGACGGAATCTAAGTTTACCAAGGTAGAAGGGAAATATAAAAACCATTGCCTTTTGGAAGTTGAACTGCCATGGATGATCAGATATCGGTTGGCCATCATGTTCTTTTGCACTGTAGGAG
- the LOC113712316 gene encoding uncharacterized protein isoform X1: protein MAAAVSHWRRRRSSLCAALVVVGAVIVAFFGVSPCNALLLSEEAEEDNKSLVSRIAFGSCANQSAPQPIWDAIIDFNPHVFIWLGDNIYGDIRRPFRLFGKQRTIGPWKNVPRFIPSSEHEMQSRYLLAKNSPGYSRLRLSTKVIGTWDDHDYGLNDAGKEFSAKITNQRLLLDFLDEPQDSPRRKQAGVYASYTFGPRGRQVKVILLDTRYHRDPLFSDGSILGSLQWEWLAKELKGPATAITIIGSSIQVISNLSATTGPLFYMESWGRFPKERSRLFELISESKREGVFFISGDVHFGEITRYDCAAGYPLYDITSSGITQAVEKAVPSPLHFLVRVAARLTPSTMRVMDRGCSYSSCTYGKPNFGIVEINWDTAPVNLKFEVRDENGDTVIGVNTSLSQLKAQRTESKFTKVEGKYKNHCLLEVELPWMIRYRLAIMFFCTVGVLLLLLIGVFYTVISLCSRCLQKCKLD from the exons ATGGCGGCGGCTGTGTCACATTGGCGGCGGCGGCGGTCATCTCTGTGTGCTGCACTCGTGGTTGTGGGTGCTGTCATCGTCGCATTCTTCGGGGTGTCTCCTTGCAATGCCTTGTTGTTGTCGGAAGAAGCAGAAGAGGATAACAAGTCTCTTGTTTCCCGAATTGCCTTCGGATCCTGCGCCAACCAGAGCGCTCCCCag ccCATATGGGATGCAATCATCGACTTCAATCCCCATGTATTTATCTGGCTGGGCGACAACATATACGGTGACATCCGCCGTCCCTTTAGGCTTTTCGGCAAACAAAGAACTATTGGTCCTTGGAAGAATGTTCCCCGTTTCATCCCTTCCTCCGAGCATGAAATGCAGTCTAGATATCTCCTGGCTAAAAACTCTCCCGGTTACTCTCGTCTTCGCCTCAGCACCAAG GTTATTGGCACTTGGGACGACCATGATTATGGACTAAACGATGCCGGCAAGGAATTCAGTGCCAAAATCACCAACCAAAGGCTTTTGCTAGATTTCTTGGACGAGCCCCAAGATAGTCCCCG GCGCAAGCAAGCAGGTGTCTATGCATCGTACACATTTGGCCCAAGGGGTAGACAAGTCAAG GTTATTCTTTTGGATACTAGGTACCATAGAGACCCTTTATTTAGTGATGGAAGTATCTTGGGAAGTCTGCAATGGGAATGGTTGGCGAAGGAGTTAAAAGGTCCTGCCACAGCCATTACTATCATCGGATCTTCTATACAG GTGATATCAAACCTGTCAGCAACCACTGGCCCTTTGTTTTACATGGAGTCCTGGGGTCGttttccaaaagaaagaagTCGTCTTTTTGAATTAATATCTGAGAGTAAG AGGGAAGGGGTGTTCTTCATCAGTGGGGATGTTCATTTTGGCGAAATTACAAGATATGATTGTGCAGCTGGATACCCCTTATATGATATAACATCAAGTGGGATTACCCAGGCTGTGGAGAAGGCAGTCCCTTCACCACTTCATTTCCTTGTGAGAGTTGCGGCACGCTTGACTCCGAGTACTATGAGAGTGATGGATAGAGGCTGCAGCTACAGTTCATGTACGTATG GGAAGCCAAATTTTGGAATAGTTGAGATTAACTGGGATACTGCTCCTGTCAATTTGAAATTCgaagtgagggatgaaaatggagatacTGTTATTGGAGTGAATACCTCATTATCACAATTGAAAGCCCAAAGGACGGAATCTAAGTTTACCAAGGTAGAAGGGAAATATAAAAACCATTGCCTTTTGGAAGTTGAACTGCCATGGATGATCAGATATCGGTTGGCCATCATGTTCTTTTGCACTGTAGGAG
- the LOC113712316 gene encoding uncharacterized protein isoform X4, whose protein sequence is MAAAVSHWRRRRSSLCAALVVVGAVIVAFFGVSPCNALLLSEEAEEDNKSLVSRIAFGSCANQSAPQPIWDAIIDFNPHVFIWLGDNIYGDIRRPFRLFGKQRTIGPWKNVPRFIPSSEHEMQSRYLLAKNSPGYSRLRLSTKVIGTWDDHDYGLNDAGKEFSAKITNQRLLLDFLDEPQDSPRRKQAGVYASYTFGPRGRQVKVILLDTRYHRDPLFSDGSILGSLQWEWLAKELKGPATAITIIGSSIQVISNLSATTGPLFYMESWGRFPKERSRLFELISESKREGVFFISGDVHFGEITRYDCAAGYPLYDITSSGITQAVEKAVPSPLHFLVRVAARLTPSTMRVMDRGCSYSSCTYGKPNFGIVEINWDTAPVNLKFEVRDENGDTVIGVNTSLSQLKAQRTESKFTKVEGKYKNHCLLEVELPWMIRYRLAIMFFCTVGGVILN, encoded by the exons ATGGCGGCGGCTGTGTCACATTGGCGGCGGCGGCGGTCATCTCTGTGTGCTGCACTCGTGGTTGTGGGTGCTGTCATCGTCGCATTCTTCGGGGTGTCTCCTTGCAATGCCTTGTTGTTGTCGGAAGAAGCAGAAGAGGATAACAAGTCTCTTGTTTCCCGAATTGCCTTCGGATCCTGCGCCAACCAGAGCGCTCCCCag ccCATATGGGATGCAATCATCGACTTCAATCCCCATGTATTTATCTGGCTGGGCGACAACATATACGGTGACATCCGCCGTCCCTTTAGGCTTTTCGGCAAACAAAGAACTATTGGTCCTTGGAAGAATGTTCCCCGTTTCATCCCTTCCTCCGAGCATGAAATGCAGTCTAGATATCTCCTGGCTAAAAACTCTCCCGGTTACTCTCGTCTTCGCCTCAGCACCAAG GTTATTGGCACTTGGGACGACCATGATTATGGACTAAACGATGCCGGCAAGGAATTCAGTGCCAAAATCACCAACCAAAGGCTTTTGCTAGATTTCTTGGACGAGCCCCAAGATAGTCCCCG GCGCAAGCAAGCAGGTGTCTATGCATCGTACACATTTGGCCCAAGGGGTAGACAAGTCAAG GTTATTCTTTTGGATACTAGGTACCATAGAGACCCTTTATTTAGTGATGGAAGTATCTTGGGAAGTCTGCAATGGGAATGGTTGGCGAAGGAGTTAAAAGGTCCTGCCACAGCCATTACTATCATCGGATCTTCTATACAG GTGATATCAAACCTGTCAGCAACCACTGGCCCTTTGTTTTACATGGAGTCCTGGGGTCGttttccaaaagaaagaagTCGTCTTTTTGAATTAATATCTGAGAGTAAG AGGGAAGGGGTGTTCTTCATCAGTGGGGATGTTCATTTTGGCGAAATTACAAGATATGATTGTGCAGCTGGATACCCCTTATATGATATAACATCAAGTGGGATTACCCAGGCTGTGGAGAAGGCAGTCCCTTCACCACTTCATTTCCTTGTGAGAGTTGCGGCACGCTTGACTCCGAGTACTATGAGAGTGATGGATAGAGGCTGCAGCTACAGTTCATGTACGTATG GGAAGCCAAATTTTGGAATAGTTGAGATTAACTGGGATACTGCTCCTGTCAATTTGAAATTCgaagtgagggatgaaaatggagatacTGTTATTGGAGTGAATACCTCATTATCACAATTGAAAGCCCAAAGGACGGAATCTAAGTTTACCAAGGTAGAAGGGAAATATAAAAACCATTGCCTTTTGGAAGTTGAACTGCCATGGATGATCAGATATCGGTTGGCCATCATGTTCTTTTGCACTGTAGGAG
- the LOC113712316 gene encoding uncharacterized protein isoform X6 encodes MPCCCRKKQKRITSLLFPELPSDPAPTRALPRLFGKQRTIGPWKNVPRFIPSSEHEMQSRYLLAKNSPGYSRLRLSTKVIGTWDDHDYGLNDAGKEFSAKITNQRLLLDFLDEPQDSPRRKQAGVYASYTFGPRGRQVKVILLDTRYHRDPLFSDGSILGSLQWEWLAKELKGPATAITIIGSSIQVISNLSATTGPLFYMESWGRFPKERSRLFELISESKREGVFFISGDVHFGEITRYDCAAGYPLYDITSSGITQAVEKAVPSPLHFLVRVAARLTPSTMRVMDRGCSYSSCTYGKPNFGIVEINWDTAPVNLKFEVRDENGDTVIGVNTSLSQLKAQRTESKFTKVEGKYKNHCLLEVELPWMIRYRLAIMFFCTVGVLLLLLIGVFYTVISLCSRCLQKCKLD; translated from the exons ATGCCTTGTTGTTGTCGGAAGAAGCAGAAGAGGATAACAAGTCTCTTGTTTCCCGAATTGCCTTCGGATCCTGCGCCAACCAGAGCGCTCCCCag GCTTTTCGGCAAACAAAGAACTATTGGTCCTTGGAAGAATGTTCCCCGTTTCATCCCTTCCTCCGAGCATGAAATGCAGTCTAGATATCTCCTGGCTAAAAACTCTCCCGGTTACTCTCGTCTTCGCCTCAGCACCAAG GTTATTGGCACTTGGGACGACCATGATTATGGACTAAACGATGCCGGCAAGGAATTCAGTGCCAAAATCACCAACCAAAGGCTTTTGCTAGATTTCTTGGACGAGCCCCAAGATAGTCCCCG GCGCAAGCAAGCAGGTGTCTATGCATCGTACACATTTGGCCCAAGGGGTAGACAAGTCAAG GTTATTCTTTTGGATACTAGGTACCATAGAGACCCTTTATTTAGTGATGGAAGTATCTTGGGAAGTCTGCAATGGGAATGGTTGGCGAAGGAGTTAAAAGGTCCTGCCACAGCCATTACTATCATCGGATCTTCTATACAG GTGATATCAAACCTGTCAGCAACCACTGGCCCTTTGTTTTACATGGAGTCCTGGGGTCGttttccaaaagaaagaagTCGTCTTTTTGAATTAATATCTGAGAGTAAG AGGGAAGGGGTGTTCTTCATCAGTGGGGATGTTCATTTTGGCGAAATTACAAGATATGATTGTGCAGCTGGATACCCCTTATATGATATAACATCAAGTGGGATTACCCAGGCTGTGGAGAAGGCAGTCCCTTCACCACTTCATTTCCTTGTGAGAGTTGCGGCACGCTTGACTCCGAGTACTATGAGAGTGATGGATAGAGGCTGCAGCTACAGTTCATGTACGTATG GGAAGCCAAATTTTGGAATAGTTGAGATTAACTGGGATACTGCTCCTGTCAATTTGAAATTCgaagtgagggatgaaaatggagatacTGTTATTGGAGTGAATACCTCATTATCACAATTGAAAGCCCAAAGGACGGAATCTAAGTTTACCAAGGTAGAAGGGAAATATAAAAACCATTGCCTTTTGGAAGTTGAACTGCCATGGATGATCAGATATCGGTTGGCCATCATGTTCTTTTGCACTGTAGGAG